A segment of the Streptomyces sp. NBC_00376 genome:
TGTCTCAATGGTCGGTTCCGGAAGTCCTTCGGGGGTTGATCACGTTGCCAGTCCGGCGGAGGATTCTTCGTGGTGATCGGCGGTGCGCCGGTCGAGCCTGGTCGGCAGGTCGTCCCGGTGGAGGTGGTGAACCTCCACCGGGACGGCTGTGCCGTGGCGTTGTAGCGGTCGGGAGGCGGGTGACATGCGCGTTCCGGGCAGCGACTGCGCGCATTCGAGGGTCTCGTCGTGATCCGCGCCTCGTCCTCGACGGATACCAGGTAGTACGCCCTACTTCGGCGCCTGGAAGCCGCCGATCTTCTGTTCGAGCAGTTCGGCCAGTCGCAGCGGGGTGCGGTCCTCGAACATCGGACCGATGAGCTGCACTCCCACCGGCAGACCCTCGGGGGACCGGCCCGCTGGTATGGCAGTGGCGGGCAGGCCGGGCATGGTGGCCAGACCGGCCCAGACGAGCTGGTCGAAGTACGGGTAACCGACGCCGTCGATGTCGAGCCGGCGTTGCATCGGATCGGGGTTGTGGTCGTGCGGGAACGCGGGAGTGGGCGTGATGGGACACACCAGGGCGTCGAACTCGGCGAAGAGCTGCCGCCAGCCGTGGCGGTGGAGCTCACGACGACTGTTCGCCTCGATCCAGTCGCGGTGGCTGAACACCATGCCACGAAGCCGCGCCGCATCGAGACTCCGGTCGTCCGCGCTGAGTCCGGCGGCGCGGGTCTGCAACTGCTCGTACGCTTCGACGGGAAAATGTGCAACGGAGCTCGAGAACAGCAACTGCGTGTAGAGCGTCGCGGTTTCGGCCAGATCGGGCAGCAACCGGCTGTGCCGTTCGACGTGGGCGCCGCCGTCGACAAGGGCGTCGGCCACCCGGTTCACGCCTGCCCGCACAGCGGACCCGGTCGGAATGAGCGGATGCTCGTCGACGACCAGGACCCGGAAGTCGCCGAGCCGCTCGTGGCGCGCGGGCGGCAGCGTCAAGTCGTGCGCCTTGCCGAGCGTCAGCGGGTCCGGTCCGGCCATGACGTCGAGCAGGAGCGTGAGGTCGCGGGCAGTGCGCGCCATCGGACCGACGACGGCGAGGTCGAGGTCGACCGGCAATGGCGGTGCCTGCGGCGCGACCATGCCGCGGGTTGCCGCCAGTCCGAGTGTCGGCTTGTGCGCATAGATGCCGCAGAAATGCGCGGGGGTGCGCAGCGAACCGGCGAGGTCGGAGCCGATGGACAGCGCGCAGAATCCGGACGCCAGGGCCGCCGCTGATCCGCCGGAGGATCCGCCCGACGTGCGATCGTGATCCCA
Coding sequences within it:
- a CDS encoding amidase, encoding MEWNFQTAEELAAALRAGEVTSAELTDEAIARIERDDKAINAICVPDFDRARAAARGADQARARGEDRPLLGIPVTVKESYNMAGLPTTWGMPQHRDYMPAQDAVQVSRLKAAGAVVLGKTNVPLGLQDIQSFNEIYGTTKNPWDHDRTSGGSSGGSAAALASGFCALSIGSDLAGSLRTPAHFCGIYAHKPTLGLAATRGMVAPQAPPLPVDLDLAVVGPMARTARDLTLLLDVMAGPDPLTLGKAHDLTLPPARHERLGDFRVLVVDEHPLIPTGSAVRAGVNRVADALVDGGAHVERHSRLLPDLAETATLYTQLLFSSSVAHFPVEAYEQLQTRAAGLSADDRSLDAARLRGMVFSHRDWIEANSRRELHRHGWRQLFAEFDALVCPITPTPAFPHDHNPDPMQRRLDIDGVGYPYFDQLVWAGLATMPGLPATAIPAGRSPEGLPVGVQLIGPMFEDRTPLRLAELLEQKIGGFQAPK